From a single Pseudophryne corroboree isolate aPseCor3 chromosome 6, aPseCor3.hap2, whole genome shotgun sequence genomic region:
- the LOC134934357 gene encoding uncharacterized protein LOC134934357, with protein sequence MCRDHKAECLEQSSTALTSDGKHRYGLERRGSPYRNGRQMEMDLATKAARKSAPATGGVKKPHRYRPGTVALREIRRYQKSTELLIRKLPFQRLVREIAQDFKTDLRFQSSAVMALQEASEAYLVGLFEDTNLCAIHAKRVTIMPKDIQLARRIRGERA encoded by the exons ATGTGCCGAGACCACAAGGCTGAATGTCTAGAACAGAGTTCAACTGCTTTGACCAGTGATGGAAAgcacagatatgggctagagaggAGAGGATCGCCATACAGGAATGGAAGGCAAATGGAGATGGAC TTAGCCACCAAAGCTGCCCGGAAAAGTGCCCCAGCTACTGGCGGCGTGAAGAAGCCTCACCGCTACCGTCCCGGGACTGTTGCTCTCAGAGAGATCCGCCGCTACCAAAAATCCACTGAACTGCTGatccgcaagctgcccttccagcgtCTGGTGCGGGAGATCGCCCAGGACTTCAAGACTGACCTGCGCTTCCAGAGCTCCGCCGTCATGGCCCTGCAAGAGGCCAGCGAGGCTTATCTGGTGGGGCTCTTCGAGGACACCAACCTGTGCGCCATCCACGCCAAGAGGGTGaccatcatgcccaaagacatccagctggcccgtaggatccgaggggagagggcatag
- the LOC134936436 gene encoding histone H2A type 1, with translation MSGRGKQGGKTRAKAKTRSSRAGLQFPVGRVHRLLRKGNYAERVGAGAPVYLAAVLEYLTAEILELAGNAARDNKKTRIIPRHLQLAVRNDEELNKLLGGVTIAQGGVLPNIQAVLLPKKTESHKSAKSK, from the coding sequence ATGTCTGGAAGAGGGAAACAAGGCGGCAAGACCCGTGCTAAGGCAAAGACTCGCTCATCCCGTGCCGGTCTCCAGTTCCCAGTCGGTCGAGTTCACCGTCTGCTGAGGAAAGGTAATTATGCCGAGCGGGTGGGAGCCGGTGCACCGGTCTATCTGGCCGCGGTACTGGAGTATCTGACGGCTGAGATTTTGGAGCTCGCCGGAAACGCCGCCCGCGACAACAAGAAGACCCGCATCatcccccgccacctgcagctggctgtacgcaacgacgaagagctcaacaagctgctcggtggggtgaccatcgcccagggaggcgttctgcccaacatccaGGCTGTATTGCTGCCCAAGAAGACTGAGAGCCACAAATCGGCCAAGAGCAAGTAA
- the LOC134934355 gene encoding histone H4, with the protein MSGRGKGGKGLGKGGAKRHRKVLRDNIQGITKPAIRRLARRGGVKRISGLIYEETRGVLKVFLENVIRDAVTYTEHAKRKTVTAMDVVYALKRQGRTLYGFGG; encoded by the coding sequence ATGTCAGGCAGAGGTAAAGGAGGTAAGGGGCTCGGGAAAGGAGGTGCCAAGCGCCACAGGAAGGTGCTGCGGGATAACATCCAGGGCATCACCAAGCCTGCCATCCGCCGCCTGGCCCGGAGAGGAGGCGTGAAGCGCATCTCCGGCCTCATCTACGAGGAGACCCGCGGGGTGCTGAAGGTGTTTCTGGAGAACGTGATCCGGGACGCAGTCACCTACACCGAGCACGCTAAGAGGAAGACTGTCACCGCtatggatgtggtctatgctctcaagcgccagggCCGCACTCTGTATGGCTTCGGAGGCTGA
- the LOC134934356 gene encoding histone H4, with protein MSGRGKGGKGLGKGGAKRHRKVLRDNIQGITKPAIRRLARRGGVKRISGLIYEETRGVLKVFLENVIRDAVTYTEHAKRKTVTAMDVVYALKRQGRTLYGFGG; from the coding sequence ATGTCAGGCAGAGGTAAAGGCGGAAAGGGGCTCGGGAAAGGAGGTGCTAAGCGTCACAGGAAGGTGCTGCGGGACAACATCCAAGGCATCACAAAGCCTGCTATCCGCCGTCTAGCACGGAGAGGAGGCGTGAAGCGCATCTCTGGTCTCATCTATGAGGAGACCCGCGGAGTGCTGAAAGTGTTTCTGGAGAACGTAATCCGGGACGCCGTCACTTACACCGAGCACGCTAAGAGGAAGACTGTCACCGCCatggatgtggtctatgctctcaagcgccagggACGCACCCTGTACGGATTCGGAGGCTAA
- the LOC134936430 gene encoding histone H1C-like, translated as MAETAPAVAAVPPSEGAAKKKRQPKKAAGGAKKSGKSSGPSVSELILKAVAASKERSGVSLAALKKALAAGGYDVERNNSRIKVGVKGLVTKGTLTQVKGTGASGSFKLNKKQLESKKAAQKSLKPKKPAAKKVAKSPKKPKKAPSAAKSPKKVKKPAKAAAAKSPKKPKAVKPKKAAKSPAKKAAKPKAAKSPAKKAAKPKAAKSPAKKAAKPKKAATKK; from the coding sequence ATGGCAGAAACTGCACCAGCCGTCGCCGCTGTCCCGCCATCAGAGGGcgcagccaaaaagaagaggcagccgaagAAAGCTGCAGGGGGAGCCAAGAAAAGCGGCAAGTCTTCCGGGCCCAGCGTCTCCGAGCTGATCCTAAAGGCAGTGGCCGCTTCCAAGGAGCGCAGTGGGGTTTCTCTTgccgccctgaagaaggctctggctgccggaggctacgatgtggagaggaacaacAGTCGCATCAAAGTGGGGGTGAAAGGATTAGTGACCAAAGGAACGCTCACCCAAGTGAAAGGCACCGGCGCTTCCGGATCCTTCAAGCTCAataagaagcagctggagagcaaGAAGGCCGCCCAGAAGTCTCTGAAACCCAAGAAACCAGCGGCAAAGAAAGTGGCCAAGTCCCCGAAGAAGCCCAAGAAAGCTCCGAGTGCAGCCAAGAGCCCCAAGAAGGTGAAGAAACCCGCAAAAGCGGCTGCTGCCAAAAGCCCGAAGAAGCCTAAAGCTGTGAAGCCCAAGAAGGCGGCTaagagtccggccaagaaggcggcgaagcccaaagccgccaagagtccggccaagaaggcAGCGAAGCCAAAAGCGGCAAAAAGCCCGGCCAAGAAGGCCGCTAAGCCCAAGAAAGCTGCGACCAAGAAGTGA
- the LOC134934857 gene encoding histone H2B 1.1-like, with amino-acid sequence MPDPPKSAPAPKKGSKKAVIKTQKKDGKKRRKSRKESYAIYVYKVLKQVHPDTGISSKAMGIMNSFVNDIFERIAGEASRLAHYNKRSTITSREIQTAVRLLLPGELAKHAVSEGTKAVTKYTSAK; translated from the coding sequence ATGCCTGACCCACCGAAGTCTGCTCCGGCGCCAAAGAAAGGCTCTAAGAAAGCGGTGATCAAGACCCAGAAGAAGGATGGGAAGAAGCGTAGAaagagcaggaaggagagttacgccatttacgtctacaaggtgctgaagcaggtgcaccctgatACCGGCATCTCTTCCAAGGCTATGGGTatcatgaactcctttgtcaatgacatctttgagcgcattgcgggggaagcttcccgcctggctcactacaacaagcgctccaccatcacctcccgggagatccagaccgcagtacgtctgctgctgccgggagagctggccaagcacgccgtgtccgagggcaccaaggcCGTCACCAAGTACACCAGCGCCAAGTAG